One region of Desulfosporosinus acidiphilus SJ4 genomic DNA includes:
- a CDS encoding tyrosine-type recombinase/integrase, translated as MEKRTSAKKKAKELAKYLRGERPDYAYLKILFQHLRAELEVEIPRSNKKLPYVPTEEDLKKYYDIVWKSRNFQDMMIIKTLLYTGARVSELINVKLTDIDFNYCQIRINKGKGNKDRIVPFPQTFKEMLAMHADSMRNKSAVYLFESSWKKKYTDRGIRKILCKYSEEAGLEQNLSPHKLRHFLLTWLKKQGIDDALIQPYSGHESRKSLEIYSRLAITDAQREYDEVINKFPI; from the coding sequence ATAGAAAAGCGGACATCAGCAAAAAAGAAAGCTAAGGAATTAGCCAAGTATCTGAGAGGGGAACGTCCTGATTACGCTTACCTCAAAATTCTGTTTCAGCACTTAAGAGCCGAATTGGAAGTTGAAATACCTAGATCAAATAAAAAGCTACCTTATGTACCCACAGAAGAGGATCTAAAGAAATATTATGATATTGTTTGGAAGTCTAGAAACTTCCAGGACATGATGATAATTAAAACACTTCTTTATACCGGCGCAAGAGTAAGTGAGTTGATCAACGTTAAGCTAACCGATATTGATTTTAACTACTGCCAAATTCGTATAAATAAAGGAAAAGGAAACAAGGACCGTATTGTCCCGTTTCCCCAAACATTTAAAGAAATGCTGGCCATGCACGCTGATTCTATGCGAAATAAATCTGCGGTCTATCTGTTTGAATCATCTTGGAAGAAAAAATATACGGATCGGGGAATTCGGAAGATTTTATGTAAGTATTCAGAAGAGGCCGGGCTAGAACAAAACTTATCGCCTCATAAGCTGCGTCACTTTCTGTTGACCTGGTTGAAAAAGCAAGGGATTGATGATGCACTTATTCAACCGTATTCAGGCCATGAAAGTAGAAAATCTCTTGAAATTTACTCAAGAT
- a CDS encoding Cthe_2314 family HEPN domain-containing protein gives MSSIFDSAQYPTPMDWDKIYEEKKVSWDKIQLTQTGGTFNFLDFQGIELSYWLKEFNNRVFDLVCSYVLMMNYYNLGIPDKEWFISPGRNGESVEYFPHFESKHHHYLYWFGFYMDSYYSRYSGILDTIYHLINIKYDFNVESILGFRREILKQLKTSDKELFKFLDSIKANTVYLRVNEFRNNITHNFRPNQIDSGINQKKQGGGITITTMSVGNYTPTNEFVANINESIDLLAFIVENVRDKIEA, from the coding sequence ATGTCAAGTATATTTGATTCAGCTCAATATCCAACCCCTATGGATTGGGATAAAATTTATGAAGAGAAAAAAGTATCATGGGATAAAATACAACTTACTCAAACCGGGGGGACCTTTAACTTTCTGGATTTTCAAGGGATTGAGTTGAGTTATTGGCTAAAGGAATTTAATAATCGGGTTTTTGATTTAGTATGTAGTTATGTGTTAATGATGAATTACTATAATTTAGGAATTCCAGATAAAGAATGGTTTATATCTCCGGGAAGGAATGGGGAGAGCGTAGAGTATTTTCCTCATTTCGAAAGCAAGCATCACCATTATTTGTATTGGTTTGGCTTTTATATGGACAGCTATTATTCACGATATTCTGGCATTCTAGATACGATATACCACTTGATCAACATCAAGTATGATTTTAATGTGGAAAGTATCTTAGGTTTTAGAAGAGAAATTTTAAAACAACTAAAGACTAGCGATAAAGAACTTTTTAAGTTTTTAGATTCTATAAAGGCTAATACTGTGTACTTAAGAGTGAACGAATTTAGAAATAATATTACTCATAATTTTAGGCCAAACCAAATTGATTCGGGCATTAATCAGAAGAAACAAGGTGGCGGTATAACAATAACGACTATGTCAGTTGGAAATTACACTCCGACGAATGAATTTGTTGCAAATATAAATGAGAGTATAGATTTATTAGCATTCATTGTGGAAAATGTAAGAGATAAAATAGAGGCTTAA
- a CDS encoding ParA family protein produces the protein MAGISILNSFVKKDRKAYKLKPKCRVIAPLSQKGGATKSTSCVNIASVLCEMGYRVLVIDLDQQGHSTMGLGGDNLEWEYTMANVLDYEKIIEDFDPIPIEKALMKTLFESKTDGSLWLIGANITNEEYSAAHYNDPSKKMLLSEELDKIKDKFDFIIIDSPPGLDFWNWSAIFALDYIIVPLEPGHGEMRSYNDFMETLLQIKEVNPKLKHLGTFLTKANPQTNLYKDFKQNFEVNTPGILFESEIPQDTKIKESLGYGIPVTLYASSSKSSKSYWSLTEEVLKRCQLIEAKG, from the coding sequence ATGGCCGGTATCAGCATTTTAAACAGTTTTGTTAAAAAAGATCGCAAGGCTTACAAACTTAAACCAAAATGCCGGGTCATAGCTCCCCTATCACAAAAAGGCGGCGCCACAAAATCTACAAGTTGTGTTAACATAGCTTCTGTTCTATGTGAAATGGGTTATAGAGTCCTAGTTATTGATCTCGATCAACAGGGCCATTCTACTATGGGTCTAGGTGGAGACAACTTAGAATGGGAATATACGATGGCTAATGTCCTTGATTATGAAAAAATCATTGAAGATTTTGATCCAATTCCCATTGAAAAAGCTCTAATGAAAACTCTTTTTGAATCCAAAACAGACGGTTCACTCTGGCTTATAGGCGCGAATATTACGAATGAGGAGTATAGCGCAGCTCATTATAACGACCCCAGTAAGAAGATGTTACTTAGTGAAGAATTAGACAAAATTAAAGATAAATTTGATTTTATAATTATTGACTCTCCCCCAGGACTTGATTTCTGGAACTGGTCGGCTATATTTGCCCTTGATTACATAATCGTACCATTAGAGCCTGGCCACGGTGAGATGAGAAGCTATAATGACTTTATGGAAACTCTTTTGCAAATTAAAGAAGTTAATCCTAAGCTGAAACATCTTGGAACTTTCTTAACAAAGGCAAATCCTCAAACAAATTTATACAAGGACTTTAAGCAGAACTTCGAAGTTAATACTCCTGGAATTCTATTCGAATCCGAAATACCACAGGATACAAAAATTAAGGAATCACTTGGATATGGAATACCTGTAACCCTTTATGCTTCAAGTTCAAAAAGTTCTAAATCATATTGGTCACTTACGGAGGAGGTGTTGAAAAGGTGTCAGTTAATAGAAGCCAAAGGGTAA
- a CDS encoding helix-turn-helix domain-containing protein produces the protein MDDKRVSPLDLEDVMKISEIAKKVKVNSNTVTRWCNKGYFPNAFRVGSSWRIPRADVENYIRQQTEKEIREGS, from the coding sequence TTGGATGATAAGAGAGTTAGTCCTTTGGATCTTGAAGATGTTATGAAAATTAGTGAGATTGCTAAAAAGGTAAAGGTGAATAGCAATACTGTCACTCGCTGGTGTAATAAAGGTTATTTCCCAAATGCCTTCAGAGTAGGTAGTTCGTGGCGCATACCTCGTGCTGATGTTGAAAATTACATTAGACAACAGACAGAAAAAGAAATTAGGGAGGGGAGCTAA